The Oryzias latipes chromosome 11, ASM223467v1 nucleotide sequence ACCTGCAAAGTTGAGTAAAGCAGAATTGCACGATTCAACAGGGCAGCTGTCATTGGAGTCCTCACGTTGCAATAATTGCCTCTGGAAAGACAAGGAACCTTGGTTACTCACCAACATTAttgatgaaaaacaagaaacaattCCCAGACCTCTAgtggtttttgttctttttttaaatttgctttaagGTAAATCTTTGGTTACACTAAAAAGTATCTTTAACTGCAACTAAAAGAAGGTCTCAccttcattttttgttgttcataCCATACCATGCCAGATAGACATAGAAGTGTGATGAGTGCctgaagaaaatgaacaaataaattaTTGAATAAACGATAAAAAAATAGgtgaacaaagaagaaaaaatagaataacAATATTTCTGTGGTGAAGATACTTGGGTATAATTTCAGTGTTGTACtatcaacttcttttttttaatgtaaagatgTTTAGATAACATTACAGTTAATCAAGTGccaaatctaaataaaatatgtatgtCTGGCAAGCTGAAAACAAATTCTTTCTGGATGACACACAGCTTTTGTTTCCTACCAGACACAACAGCCACAGGAGCACGTAGTAAATTTCGGTGTTGGAAAACAAGTCTTGGCCAAATTTAACACAAGCTAGAGCCTCCAGGAAAGCAATGGCTCTATAAAAGAACAGCAGAAACACAGTTACATAAATAATCcccaattttcaaaaaaatatgtaCAATAAGCTGCTGAATTTAAAAATGGCTCCCTCTTTTGGAAACAGTTTTATACTGCGAGGGAGCCTCTAAATGGACATATCCAAGCTCACAATCAAAATACACCATTACTTTCCCTCACATAAATACTATGTATGTGTTTTACGGTTATTATTGTAAAATTAGAGAGAAGACTCATAGGACTGCAGACACAGAGCATTCATCTTCTACTTAGCTTTTGTATACAAGAATCATCAGcagctttattaacaaaaagtcgtaaatttaatataataataataataataataataataataataataataataataataataataataataataataataataataacaaaaaacttaaaatcataACTCCAAAATAAATTTCAAACATAACTTCTCTTTTTAAGACAAAAGAGCTATTTGGTCGGAGACTAAAAATTAATGATAAAAGTGTGCTTAATAAATGATCTAATCAGAAAATATTGCACAAATATTGTAATAAATCAAGAATTAAATACACCCCACATGTCAGGGTCACGTGTGAAGCTATTAAAGTGATCTTAGAGTACAACAGTGTTTAAAACGAGCTAGTCACCTCTACCCTacattgcaatttctaattaaATGAACCTGGAGTGTGCACTCATGGTCATTAGGGACTTCCAATATTATTAAGCTTTCTAcatgataaaaaaacagttgtatCAAAAACAGCTGAATAGCACCAATTTATTTTgtggacaaaataaaaaataagaagaaatttAGCTAACTCACAAGACGGACAAAAGGAAAACACGTTCAAGTAACTTTTCCCAAcaaagaattaaataaatgtctctAAACACGTAGGTGACACAAACAAAGAGAACAAATTGCACTTACCCAAACACCCAACACTGTGTTCCCACCTGCTTACACTGAGTGTCAGTCAAGTATGCATAATATTGTCtacaaaaagatttaaagaaaacagcaacTCAGTAAGTAGAAACAGGAAAAtaagcacattttttaaacactcaCTTAGGTTTACGTCAACATATTCTTATTCAGGTACTAAAATATATGTAAAGCAGTGAattagttaaagtttttttgtttttttactttaaatcttCATTCATTaaacaaatgcaatttttgacAAACGCAAGTAATTTTTATCAGTTGTGTGGACGATACAATAGATGGGACTTTAGTCAAagctaaaatacaattttatgtattttaattttacaatttatttttaataaattttacCTGGTAACAGACAACAATTCTCCTCTGAAAGAAAACTGGTGAGCATCTATAATAAAGGCTGTTAGAAAAGGTAGAGGGCTTTTAAAACACGTTACTGTCCAAACCTGTATTGAACGTTGTATTGGATTTTTTAAAGGATTAGAGTAATTTGAGTAAAATCCACTGATGTAAGGTAGGTGCTTTAggttaaaacataaaactctTGGTGCACTCGGGTTTGACTTTTGAACGTACCGTACAGTGGGCGCAGTTATGATTCCCACAAGCAGGATACGACACCAGCTCAGAGGATGAGAAGCTTTAAAGATGAAGATGTGCttcaagaaaaatgtgttcaacTCCGTCAACTGTGAagataaaattttaaaagttcGGTAAAGTTAATTTGTTCCCATAAtctaaaatatgaaacaaaatttGTAAATACAACCAACTTTTCATCCTAAAAAACCTGCATTAGTAAAAtaacaattattttattgaTAATCAATACACTATTGACTGTTAGAGTTTAAAGTAGAAGTAAGCATTCATACCTGCCACAGGATCATAAAAAGATAGATGCCTGCCAGCCTTTGGAAGGACGATTTAGGGTCAAACCAGCGGACATAAGTCCAGCTGGCTGGAGTGAACTGAAGTACAGCCCGTTTTATCTTCCCTGTGGTTGAGTGGATCTCCCTACAAAGACAAGCaagactgtttgaaaaaaatgtttttgatgacGGGGTGTCTTTAGGTTTTTTAGATTCATATTGAGAAAGAATATTAATATTCTGATGTGTTGTATTCATATGAGTACAAATGttggaagaaaacaaaagtgatcATTTTAGCCACAACATGTCTCTTTTACACAGAAATAGGGCCACCAAAGTGTACAATAATATTGTTAAGCATCAATGATCCAACACTATAATTCATCCCCTGTTTTCTATGGAGCCAACCTGTCTTTTTGTTGTAGACCAGGTGGAATCATTTTAACCTTTGgcctctttttgttttagtttttatatattttaattgaGCTTATATTATATGAGTATGAACTAACCAGATAAcctgaataaatataaaaaaaattataatcaaataaataaatgtactaGGCATTATAACAAAACCAAGAACCTCTAAGTAAATGTAAAATTCTATGTGTTACATTTGCCACTTAgatgatattttatttatgtaaaacaaaGCAACCTAAACATTACGAAAGAGTTATTTACCACTATAATTTTAGGACAGTGCAATTGTACGGTAGAGGATTACTTCTGAACAACAATAACGAGTGAACTCTAGTGTATTACAAGTTGAAAGTAACTTGTAAAACATCAGGcaagacttaaaaatgtaaaaaatatttaaaaaagaaaagaaaaaaaagaaaaatatttctgaCTGATGTGAGAATAGAAATGTCAGGCAAGACGTTCTGGCAAAACGTAAAGCAGGGTTTGGGGAAATGTAATTACGGTATAATTCACTCCTGACACCGAACAAGTGGTGTTATAGATTTCTTTTAGAAGATGTTGAGAACATTCAGCTGCCATTTTTTGTTACAAGAGGCAAACACActtgaaaaaaaaggcttgcattttttttgctgttcaatttataatcaaattgaatttaattcaaGGTCAAGCAAAAATGTGAAAGACTATTTCAGGTTTCACAACTTTTTTAGCAACAACAgtcaaaataatttatattaTTAATGCTTATCAAGATATCAGGTGATTactaagagagaaaaaaaacactgacttgATGCTCGCCCAGGAGTAGGTCCTCATCTCCAGATAATGGCAAACAGTCATGCCCAGCCAGATGCCTCCTCCATTACAAAGCAGAATGTCCAGGATGACCTGATCCCACCAGCACTCGGCAAAATTTGGTAGAAGGTGCATGAAGATCAGCTGTAGAAAAAAGGTTGAATCCACATATTTTGTCCATTTAAGTCAAGTAACAATAAAAATCTACTTTAAAGAGAGTTTTAAAAtggttacaaaaataaaaagtcagtttttttccccctgatatAAAGGTATCTGGTGTTAGGTT carries:
- the LOC101161656 gene encoding phosphatidylserine synthase 1; the encoded protein is MKNYDKYRLHFRMINEQQVEDIGLDFFYKPHTITLLAITVFSLMYFAFARDDQNYENNLRVGLLVVVFFFLVISVLAFPNGPFTRPHPAIWRMVFGLSVLYFLFLVFLLFLNWDQVKTLMYWLDPNLRYEKREADIMEYAVNCTVITKERILSHLDIFAFGHFAGWAMKALLIRSYGLCWTISITWELTELIFMHLLPNFAECWWDQVILDILLCNGGGIWLGMTVCHYLEMRTYSWASIKEIHSTTGKIKRAVLQFTPASWTYVRWFDPKSSFQRLAGIYLFMILWQLTELNTFFLKHIFIFKASHPLSWCRILLVGIITAPTVRQYYAYLTDTQCKQVGTQCWVFGAIAFLEALACVKFGQDLFSNTEIYYVLLWLLCLALITLLCLSGMVWYEQQKMKRQLLQREDSNDSCPVESCNSALLNFADQRDSLRKLQSTKSKRTSARKRTNGREDKI